The genomic interval AAAAATAAGGCAGAAAGGCAAGAGCGCCTGGACGTGTGTTTTATGTGCCGTGATTCCTTAAGCTGTCCGCAGAGAGCTGTATTTCATTGTTTGGCTGAGGGGATTGTGAAGGGAGAATGTCTTTATTGGAGGGCGGGATTTTATCTTTCTCTTTGTGTGTCTCCGCAGAGAGGATCAGATGAGCTGCTGTCCGGCGGCATGTATAACAGCCCCAGTTCTGGGCTGAGTAGTATCAGTGGTAAGTTTCCCTGACTTTTCTCCTCCCAAAAATATGCAGTTTTCTTGACCATGAACAGCattaaaacaatcaaattatAACAGATGTTTCAGTGGGATATCTGATCTGAGATGATCCTATCTGGGAATAACCTTACGATCTCCTGTAGGTGGGCACCCACGCTTAAAAGCATGTGATCGGAATTGCGATTATGTGCGCTCCGCATCTTATTACATCTTCTCCAACAATAGTTTTCAGTATCCTATTCAGTAGACTTTACATGATTAAGGGAATATTTTCTTTCTCGGGTTCCTTCTGTGAAGAATTTCAGCTGAAAGTGTGTGAAGTGTAATAGAAGACAAACTTCAAGTACAGTTCAGACATTATGTTCGATGTTTAAATcagcattttacttttttatccTGATGTTGGCATTATGATTTTTAAGGGTAGCACTTAgcactgaaaccctattgtaattgttagaatttccaaggatcagcattctcccctaaaagtgatcgggcagaccaaaccgtaagttgcagagacttgaaactttgagggatGGTAGTACCCACCCCGTCTACAATCAGCCTGATGGTGGCGCTACAGCCATCAAAAGTATgtaatggctcataactcctaaaccgtTAGTCGCAGGCTCAGGCTGTCTTATAttgttggaatccttggctcaagacgaacAAAACCCCTGTGCGTCTCGGACCCTGGCAGAATTTTCAGGtatttgggattttttttgaaaaaccgacttttgtgaactagtcctaggtttttcatccgatcggaaccaaaccagtgctgAAAGATTCtttggagtctgattgtcagtaattctgaaaaaaagtcGAAATTTCAATTCACGTCCGTGACGGGATGCCAAAATGTTCAAAGTGGGCgtggccacttttactaaaacggCTATCCTTtttgaacggaatgagataatTTCACAAAACTCGGTGCATCTATGTATGGGCTTGGTCTGTGGTCGCGTGAAAAAGGACGTGGGGACTGGCTGCTTGGTGGCActtaaaatgcaacaaaaaaaccCCCCACGAAAACGGCTATAGCTACGCTACAGTCAAGTCTGATTGACATgcggtgtctttgtccaaggtgccgCGATTGTCTACGAGGACATTTGTGTATCTCGAAAAACACAGCCGCCGTCTGCCAATGAAGTTCGAGCGGCTgccagacaaggttaacggaggccgatcggaacgaaactcgctgggcctgtttgactcacagcCCTAGTGAGAAATTCGAAAGAAATTGGCCACCGGGGGGCGACTTCGTGTTTTTCACGTGCGTAAAGGATTGTATATCACACGATTTTTCGCACATGCCCACAACATTCATACCATATGGTAGAACTcatcattctgagcaactttgcctctaggacctcCGCTgtcatttgttaaatattggagattatttcaaaaacctacTTTCGTGAACTAGTTTATGGTTCAAActcaataactgttaaaaagttttaaaacataaatttccttagtaaattgcctgttttggctgtaaatggtcttttcctaTCTATAATCTtggtataatttatttatttgttttgctctTTATTCCCTCTATAATGTCCTCTTTCTGACCACCGCAGATACGACATCCAACGGCAGTGACAGCAAAAAACTTCGAGTTGAAGACAGAGTCGGCGATGCCCCACCATCCCGTGTTCTCCACATCAGAAAGTTACCCAACGATGTCTCGGAAACAGAGATTATTGCCCTGGGGCTTCCTTTCGGAAAGGTCACCAATATCCTCACGCTGAAAGGCAAAAACCAGGTGTGTGGCCAGctgaaatgttttcaatttCACTTTTGTCAGAGTTGGTTCTTGAGAGAGATTTGCTATTTCCAGTCTGACTAACAGTTTCGAGTTCATCTTACCTCTTCACTGAAATCATCTTTGTCTTTAGGCATTTCTGGAGCTCAGCACAGAGGAAGCTGCCATGACAATGGTCAATTATTACTCAGCTGTGACGCCTCACGTCCGTAGCATGCCTGTCTACATACAGTATTCTAATCACAAAGAACTCAAAACTGACAATTCAAACCAGGTAAAAAATTACTTAACTTATCCACAAGTCAAAATACTTCAAacgacaaccaatcagaacataatTTATCTTTAAATCCAACAGCGCTAATTTGGACTGccacttttaaacaatttaatgcatctttgctgaatacaagttaattaaaaaataaatcaaacttaCCCCAAAGTTTTGGCTGTTTGTTGtggtatttaattaaaaataacagtaatgGCAAGTAACAAAACAATCTGTTGTTGGTCACTTTACATGTAATTCATAAGGTTTCTTCTGTCTAAATGGGCAGTTCTTGGCCAGAATGAGTTGCAATGAGGACCAAACTTTTTATGACAAGTTATTGAATCATGCCTTGTCTGATCTCCAGTCAGGTGGTACTCCCACATCAGGGTCCAACTCTAGCGTCGGTGGCGGTGCGCCCTCCAGTCCAGTACTGAGAATAATCATTGATAACATGTTTTACCCCGTCACCCTGGATGTGCTGCAGCAGGTAGGGAAGCCACAGTTTGGATCAGCCTCTTATTGACAGTTTATGTTGGTGACAAGTTGATGTCCTGTTGATGCTGTGTGTgttaattctgttttttttttgtaatgtctttttCCCTCTGTTGATAGCTCCCCTCAATGCTCTGCTTTCTCTGTCAATAGATCTTCTCAAAGTTTGGCACCGTCATGAAAATCATCACATTCACCAAGAACAATCAGTTTCAGGCCCTGTTGCAGTTCAACGATCCAACCAATGCGCAGCAAGCTAAAGGGGTGGGTTTGCTCTCAGCGGAAGTTCATGTGAAAAGCACGTTTTTAGTGCTCTACGAAGACGACacattctttctctctgtctctctctccaccTTGCTCTTTTTTCtatctttttctgttttcttctaGGCTCTAGATGGTCAGAACATATACAATTCCTGCTGTACCCTTCGGATAGACTACTCAAAACTCGTCAACCTGAATGTGAAATACAATAACGATAAGAGCAGGGACTACACCAGACCGGAGCTTCCTGCTGGAGATGGGCAGCCTTCTCTGGATACCTCTATGGTCTCTGCCCTGAGTAAAGACTCCAGTTCCCTGCTCGGTAAGATCCCAGGTACTTGCCTCTTTTTTTACTATCTATTTTGTATGTCATCCAATGTTTATTGTCTTCATTCACATGCCTTTGCGCACCCTCGTTGCAAACAGGAAACactatttttgcacattttctgtCTGCattgacatgaaaaatataGACATTCAAGAGCTGTTAATACAGCCGattgtcattaaaaataaattattttcattattaaatttGTATGAACACTCTTAGCAGTGACATTCAGTCCAGAGCTATGCTAAACACACTGGAGTGTTTACTCAaggatgttttttaaaggaaCTTGTTTTAAGCTAGACGCAACatcttaaaaatgtgacgctcaTGGCACGAGATGCTTAAAAAACAGCAAGACTATTTATCTCTCAAGTTGAAAAAATGTCTGTTGGTTGTCTGTTTAATGCTAAACACTGTTTGTCACCAAAACCATCATCCATTTAAGATGTGATTGATTCTGAGCGCCGCTGAATAAGGACAGTATTTCAATCAGCGTCATTGATTTAACTCTGTCTGAATagtgtgaaaatgaaaatagaaaGCTGTGTTTATGAAAGACTGAATATAATTGGAATGTGCTCTTAAGtactgtaaaatgtcatgtaggCCTGTGTCTCTGAGTGCTTGAGTGACCTTTTATCAGAGATCCGCTCATAAGGCCTcttaatttaaaatgcaatttgacATTTCCCCTGCCACGTAATCAAGCAGGTATTTTATTGATATTAGGCTTAAAATTATTAGGTTTTAAAATCCCACATGGTCTTAACCTGGTCCCTTTCACATCAGGATAAAGGAGTAATATGTTTTACCTGTGTGTAATTCAACTTTTATTGGCTGTCACAGCTTAAACAGACATGGGATGATGGCTATGCCACTTTCTTAAACTTTTCTCTATAGGTAAAGTTGGCCAAATGATTACCTATTACCTAGCATCACTCTACAAATTTAGCAGTTTTGTGCTATGttcatgtatataatataacttCTGGTCTAGAATGCCTGTTTATACCTACCTGTGTGTTTCCAGGTGCTCTGAGCCCGTTGAGTGCGGCCGCTGCTGCTGCGGCTGCAGCTGGAAGAGTCGCTCTGTCTGGGCACACGGGGGCCAGCGGAGTGCTGCTCGTTAGCAATCTAAACGAAGAGGTCAGTGTACTATTACATCTCAGCTTCTCcctcacatttacatttttctgtttCTCATACCATGGTATATGTTTGGACTCAGAAAGTGCCACTTCCTTCACTTATAAATGATAAGATAGCCTCAATCTGCCTTGTACATTAACTCTGTACTTGTAAAGCATACAAAAAGTTAACCAAACTTAACTGAAATTCCCTGGTcatatttaaacttaaaaataaaaaagtttttaatttttaaattaaaaaatcttttaaatatataaccaattacacacacataaaattagggctgccctcgactaaaaATTTTCTGGTCGCACGTTTATTAACAAACCATATAAATGATAATGAAGAGCCTTTTAATGCCTTCGTACCCTAATCAGTGCTCAAGCACATGCATAAAGCTTGCAGCAGCGCACCGGCAGAAGCAATGATTATGAATTTTTGTCGTGAAAAACAACAAGGAGACTGTCtaaacatttgaataatttatcgataatgttttctatgttttcggctgcagtgatgaagtCGACGATGCTGACTCATCATCTCCGCAGTAGTCAATGCGCCGATATGTacgtttcatatggattacataatctaagaatatttgttttccatttgaattagTTAATTTAAACGTAGAAATTTCGctttctatacatatatttttcatgtctgtgaggcaagtttacatggagtttcagttcttttttcttttggcgTGCTGAAATTCACAAAGAGAGACAGCAGAAAGCGCaccctgtttgctttcattttttttcgttttgttattgtgagtgcacacacataaaagtagactcttcacggattcaaaagatgtattactcttatctgtatgaccaaaaatgacattgagtcattttaaaatgagtattttaaagtgcaagtgaTCACACCGGCACCTCCATTTtagctgtcatgcagtaagcgcgctactattcagctttcacactccgcaaaaacacttgaataggccacatttatctaggttaacgagtaataaaattttggtcaaCTAAGTCTCTTCTCGCTGACTAACGGTTAGTCGAATATTAGGGGTTATATATTAGTGACTAttagggggggaaaaaataatggcttatttcttttttcttttaaataaaggcttaatttcatattttttactttcaatTTTGGGGTTAAATATGATCTAGGCAT from Ctenopharyngodon idella isolate HZGC_01 chromosome 23, HZGC01, whole genome shotgun sequence carries:
- the ptbp2a gene encoding polypyrimidine tract-binding protein 2 isoform X1, giving the protein MDGIGDVAVGVKRGSDELLSGGMYNSPSSGLSSISDTTSNGSDSKKLRVEDRVGDAPPSRVLHIRKLPNDVSETEIIALGLPFGKVTNILTLKGKNQAFLELSTEEAAMTMVNYYSAVTPHVRSMPVYIQYSNHKELKTDNSNQSGGTPTSGSNSSVGGGAPSSPVLRIIIDNMFYPVTLDVLQQIFSKFGTVMKIITFTKNNQFQALLQFNDPTNAQQAKGALDGQNIYNSCCTLRIDYSKLVNLNVKYNNDKSRDYTRPELPAGDGQPSLDTSMVSALSKDSSSLLGKIPGALSPLSAAAAAAAAAGRVALSGHTGASGVLLVSNLNEEMVTPHSLFTLFGVYGDVQRVKILFNKKDSALIQMADMNQAQLAMSHLNGQKMYSKIIRVTMSKHQTVQLPRDGLDDQGLTKDFTNSPLHRFKKPGSKNFQNIFPPSATLHLSNIPQDITEEDLRVLFSNSGGTVKAFKFFQDHKMALIQMTTIEEAIQCLIDLHNYNMGNNHHLKVSFSKSTI
- the ptbp2a gene encoding polypyrimidine tract-binding protein 2 isoform X2, with protein sequence MDGIGDVAVGVKRGSDELLSGGMYNSPSSGLSSISDTTSNGSDSKKLRVEDRVGDAPPSRVLHIRKLPNDVSETEIIALGLPFGKVTNILTLKGKNQAFLELSTEEAAMTMVNYYSAVTPHVRSMPVYIQYSNHKELKTDNSNQSGGTPTSGSNSSVGGGAPSSPVLRIIIDNMFYPVTLDVLQQIFSKFGTVMKIITFTKNNQFQALLQFNDPTNAQQAKGALDGQNIYNSCCTLRIDYSKLVNLNVKYNNDKSRDYTRPELPAGDGQPSLDTSMVSALSKDSSSLLGALSPLSAAAAAAAAAGRVALSGHTGASGVLLVSNLNEEMVTPHSLFTLFGVYGDVQRVKILFNKKDSALIQMADMNQAQLAMSHLNGQKMYSKIIRVTMSKHQTVQLPRDGLDDQGLTKDFTNSPLHRFKKPGSKNFQNIFPPSATLHLSNIPQDITEEDLRVLFSNSGGTVKAFKFFQDHKMALIQMTTIEEAIQCLIDLHNYNMGNNHHLKVSFSKSTI